Within Acetobacter vaccinii, the genomic segment GATTACCAGCGTGCAGACAGCCTGGGCGCCAGAGTGGGTCGGGACAGAGCAGAGACGCACTATCGAAATTGATGGCGACTTCGCCGATGTTATTACGCCATGGCGTAAAATGCCGAACTGGGACTCTGGTAAGCTATCTCGTAGCATCATTCGATTTAAAAGGATTGAATGATCTGGATCGTTGCTGATCTCGAAATTGCAGCGTCATGACAATCGAACCAGTCGAGGAAAGAGAAATGTTCAGCAGACAGGCAAAGATCACTGGCACAGGAAAAGCGAGAAAAATCGAGACAAGTGCCAGAGGTTATGATGTTTTGCGTGATCCCGCGCTCAATAAAGGCACAGCCTTTACACAGGATGAGCGGGATTCTCTCGAGCTGAACGGGTTGTTACCACCAATCATAACAAATGAACTGGAACCCCAGTTAACCCGCGCCCTTGCTGCTTACCGTAAAGCACCAAGTGATCTCGATAAACACATTTACATGTGGAGACTCCATGATAACAATGTGACGCTGTTTTACGCTTTGCTTCAGCGTCATCTCATGGAAATGCTACCTGTCGTGTATGATCCTGTCGTTGGTCAGGCTATTGAGCAGTATAGTGAAGTGATAACGCGCCCACGAGGTGTTTTTCTCAGCATTAACGAACCTGAGAAAATTGAGGGAAAACTGGCAGCTTTCGGTGCCAGCGCTAACGACATTGATCTTCTGGTTGCCAGTGATGCGGAAGAAATTCTTGGCATCGGCGACTGGGGGGCCAACGGGATTGATATTTCCATAGGCAAACTGGCCGTCTATACAGCCGCTGCAGGCGTTGACCCGCACCGCGTCATTCCGGTTGTCCTGGATGTTGGGACAAATAATGAAAAACTTCTCAACGACCCACTTTATATTGGCTATCAACACAGCCGCGTTGTCGGCAAGGTTTATGACGACTTCATCAACGCATATGTAACAGCCGCCAAAAAACTCTTTCCCAAAGCCATGCTGCACTGGGAAGACTTCGGCTCCACAAATGCCCGCCGTATTTTAAGTCGTTACCGTGACAAGGTTCCTACCTTTAACGACGATATGCAAGGCACCGGCGCCATTGTGCTGGGGGCGTTGCTGAATGCAGTTCAACGCAGTAACGCTCTCTGGTCTGATCAGCGCATTGTCATTTTAGGAGCCGGCACAGCCGGTGTCGGGATCGCCGATCAAATTCGTGACCAAATGGTGCGGCATGGTCTTTCACAGGATGAAGCGACCCGTCGCATCTGGCTTGTGGATTTGCCTGGCCTGCTGACCGACGACATGACGCACGGACTCCTTGACTTTCAGATCAGCTATGCCAGACCCACTTCTGAAGTTGAGTCATGGGATCGTACCTTAGCCGATACTCTGGCTGCCACCGAAACCAGATGGCCCGCAATGGCTGCCTTACGGCGTGAAAAAGCACTGAATGGCGGCATTATCGAACTGGCTGAAGTCGTCAAAAATGTGCACCCGACAATTCTGATCGGCACATCGACCACGCCTCATCTCTTTACCGAAGAATTGGTGAAGGATATGGCCGCGCATGTCGAGCGCCCTATTATTCTTCCACTATCCAATCCGACAAACTTACACGAAGCTACACCCACCCAACTGATTGAGTGGACAGAAGGCCGAGTGCTCGTCGCAACGGGTGCACCGTTTGACAATGTCGTCTATCAGGGCGTTTCATACTCAATCGGGCAGGCAAACAATGCTGCTCTTTATCCGGGCCTTGGCCTCGGGACAATCGTATCGCGGGCGCGTCAGGTTTCTGACGAAATGATCTTTGCAGCGGCACAAGCAGTTGCCAGTCAGGCAACAGATATAGCCCCAGGTGCAGCTCTGTTACCATCCAATGCAGATCTGCGTGCAACGTCTAGTGTTGTCGCTATAGAAGTTGCACGCAAAGCGCAGGAGCAGAATCTTACTCCGTTCGAAATCAAGGATGTGATTGAAGCCGTCAATGAATATCAGTGGTGGCCTATTTATACCACTGTGAATGCGATCAAATGAGACTTTTTGTTTAGTCTTACGGTTGCATTTTGTATTGTGAGTTAGCGCGAATAGCATTGACCTGATGTGTTCGTCGAAAGACGGACCATCTGAGGATGTGAGCGACAGACTGTCTGCCTTGTGCAAGTTTTGCGATGAGGCCCCTGATTTCCTGAATGGATCAGCGGACGACGATTATCATGTTCTACGTTATTTTTTCAGTTTTCGTGAATTTTCCTAATACCGCACACTTGCCCTGATGGCATAGGGCAGCATGACCAGAGAGACATACCGATGCCACCCATGCCAGGAACGTGTTTCGTTATAATCAAAGCCGAATTTGCTTTTGGCTGGCTCGAAACATTTTTCGATCCTACAGCGCATCCCTTTGACGTTCACCAGTTCCTTCATAGTGGTCCCTTTCGGGCGCCAAGTCATAAAACAGGCCAGATTTCCATCAGCGCTGTTGTTGCGGATAAGCAGGTCACGTGTCACAATTGAGGTCTGGAACAATCAAACTCCGCCGCATCAAGATCAGTAAGCGCAAGACATGCCCAGTTACAGAACTGCTCCACCTTTGTGCGCTTCCCACAGACAAACGAGACTAGGCCTGATTTGGCAGTTCGTGATCTTGCCTGCATATCCCGTATACTGCCGCGCCACACAGCAGGGTGCATAACCTTTCTTCAGAAAACCGGTCTCATCTGGGCAGAACGCTATCTTCAGTGATCAGATTGCTTGACCACTTGCTCCCTGACAACATCACTCTGCTTCAATACGCATCCAACCAATCTTGCGTGATTCATTGCCAATCGGAACGTTAAGATACCACAACACGCTGTTGCGTAAACAACGCGAGATCCGCTCCTTGGCTGTCCTAAGTCCAAACACCCACAAATCCAGCATATCTTCAATAGACCCAGCACCACTCATTATATCCTGAATCATGGTGCTCATAGATTCAGAATTCAACACAAAATTCAACTGTAATGCGAGTATAGCTTTACTGTAACCAGATAATAAAGTTCTTATAATTTTTAATTATTTATTTTACACTCGTAATATTTATATATTAATATTTTTATGAAATAAATTTACGAAAATACATTATGTAATTTATATTTTACTTTTAATTTTGAATGATACTGTTTTTAATTATCTTTATCCCATCAAATCCTAGCGCAGCGAAGGCGTTGGCGACCCTAGTAAGGCAAGAGCTATGAGAATTTTTTGAAACAATGTAGGGGCGATGAACGATGATTTCGTAGATTTAATTATTTACTCTAGTTGCAGTAAATACCTTTTACAAATTCTCGGTTTTTTGAAAAAATTAACCAATATACTTCTTGTGGGGCAGTATGTTAGAGACTATTTGTGGCGCAATATTTCCTATTGTTTTATCAATGGTTCTCGGTTACATTTCTGCCTCAGCGGGAATGTTTAATAGAGATCAAGCAACTGCTATGAACCGTATGGTTCTAAAGTTTGCATTGCCTTTAGACTTGTTTGTTGGAATATCAAGAATTGATCGTCAACAAATTTTAAATTCGCAAGCATTTGCAGCGGTTATCATAGGGTGGATGATCGTCAGCTTTTTATTAACGTATTGTTTGTCTCGATTTGTTTTCAATCGGACGGTGTCGTTAGCTACACTTCAGGCTCTTGCAGTTGGCAATCCATCAGTGCCTTTCGTAGGCTCTGCGGTGCTTGGTTTCCTGTTTGGTGGTAAGAGCGCACTGGCAGTGTCACTCGCCAGTATGACTATTAATGTTGTATTGATTCCAATAGTATTTTTTCTTCTAGCCGGTGATAATGAAGAAACAATGGGCGAGTCTGGAGGGTGGCTCGTGCATCTTAAACAAGCGTTTAAACAACCAGTTGTTTTAGCGCCACTGATTGCTTTTCTCTTGGTTTTATCAGGTGTACCTGTGCCAAAAATGATAAATACATCTTTTATCATGTTGGGGAAATCTACGGGTGGTGTTGCGATGTTTTCAGCAGGTATTCTTCTTTGTCTTATGCGTCCTATAATAAATAAAATGATTATAACATCGGTTTTAATAAGAAATATTGTATCTCCACTATGTGCTTGGGGATTGGCGTTGGCAGTGCACCTCCCGTCTTTTTACTTGAGAGAAGCCGTCCTTACATTCGCAATGCCTTCTGCATCTATAATTGTAATTCTCTCCAGTCAGATTAAAAAAGGCGAGCGAGAAGCCGCATCGACTGTTTTTTTATCAACAATTGTTGCTATTTTCACAATGGGAGCGCTGATTGCACTAACAGATCAATGATAAATATATCGAATTAATATTTATAGATTATTTTCCAATTATATCGGGACAATATCTTATAATGAGAGGGTTTTTCTAGGCTCAGGACTCATTTTTTGAGCCAGAAGATGAAGCTTGCAGCGATATGGATTGCGGACATGAAGGTATGAGCGCACCGGTCATATCGGGTCGCAACACGTCGCCAGTCCTTCAGCTTTGCGAACATGTTTTCGATCAGATGGCGCCTTTTATACAGATGCCAGTCGTAAGGTGGCTTTGATTTCCTGTTCTTCTTCGGCGGAATACAGGCGGTGATGTTCCGGTCTGCGAGAGACTGTCTGATTTTATTGCTGTCGTATCCCCGATCACCGATGACTTCCTCTGTCTCATCCGGCAGGTCCACCAGCAGAACATCAGCACCTTTGAAATCACTGACCTGTCCAGCAGTCAGATGAAGGCGGACAGGGCGTCCCTGTCCATCACATATGGCATGG encodes:
- a CDS encoding NAD-dependent malic enzyme, which codes for MFSRQAKITGTGKARKIETSARGYDVLRDPALNKGTAFTQDERDSLELNGLLPPIITNELEPQLTRALAAYRKAPSDLDKHIYMWRLHDNNVTLFYALLQRHLMEMLPVVYDPVVGQAIEQYSEVITRPRGVFLSINEPEKIEGKLAAFGASANDIDLLVASDAEEILGIGDWGANGIDISIGKLAVYTAAAGVDPHRVIPVVLDVGTNNEKLLNDPLYIGYQHSRVVGKVYDDFINAYVTAAKKLFPKAMLHWEDFGSTNARRILSRYRDKVPTFNDDMQGTGAIVLGALLNAVQRSNALWSDQRIVILGAGTAGVGIADQIRDQMVRHGLSQDEATRRIWLVDLPGLLTDDMTHGLLDFQISYARPTSEVESWDRTLADTLAATETRWPAMAALRREKALNGGIIELAEVVKNVHPTILIGTSTTPHLFTEELVKDMAAHVERPIILPLSNPTNLHEATPTQLIEWTEGRVLVATGAPFDNVVYQGVSYSIGQANNAALYPGLGLGTIVSRARQVSDEMIFAAAQAVASQATDIAPGAALLPSNADLRATSSVVAIEVARKAQEQNLTPFEIKDVIEAVNEYQWWPIYTTVNAIK
- a CDS encoding AEC family transporter, producing MLETICGAIFPIVLSMVLGYISASAGMFNRDQATAMNRMVLKFALPLDLFVGISRIDRQQILNSQAFAAVIIGWMIVSFLLTYCLSRFVFNRTVSLATLQALAVGNPSVPFVGSAVLGFLFGGKSALAVSLASMTINVVLIPIVFFLLAGDNEETMGESGGWLVHLKQAFKQPVVLAPLIAFLLVLSGVPVPKMINTSFIMLGKSTGGVAMFSAGILLCLMRPIINKMIITSVLIRNIVSPLCAWGLALAVHLPSFYLREAVLTFAMPSASIIVILSSQIKKGEREAASTVFLSTIVAIFTMGALIALTDQ
- a CDS encoding IS5 family transposase (programmed frameshift), translating into MSDMFLLSERQMERIRPFFPLAHGVPRVDDRRVLSGIVYVIRNGLQWKDAPKAYGPHKTLYNRFIRWSRLGVFDRIFVALTEQAGRSKRLMIDATHLKAHRTAASLLKKGLFPRHIGRTKGGLNSKLHAICDGQGRPVRLHLTAGQVSDFKGADVLLVDLPDETEEVIGDRGYDSNKIRQSLADRNITACIPPKKNRKSKPPYDWHLYKRRHLIENMFAKLKDWRRVATRYDRCAHTFMSAIHIAASFIFWLKK